Proteins encoded in a region of the Neodiprion lecontei isolate iyNeoLeco1 chromosome 5, iyNeoLeco1.1, whole genome shotgun sequence genome:
- the LOC107225505 gene encoding chondroadherin-like isoform X1, with translation MKSKRSSYGMAAGWWVLRVQFVAVMVAVMTGVSGLCPARCKCDDEFLRVSCISTGLDVVPIQLNPEIRHINLAGNRVTSLHLTFGFYGNLETLDLSSNLIHTLGSDNFNLQQNLLSLNVSFNSVQTISKNAFHGLNALRELDLSGNNITEIDKQALRFTSELESLNLSRNSLTSLPDGLLKNLHKIRTLVLNKNPLLEAPANNLALAPSLENLNLAYNLIQELHRDSLSSLPSLITLDLANNVIRGISEDAFDRLPGLLRLDLSGNNLTSVPTAPLSKLTMLSKLILSRNPLGSLQTIAFQNLFELRDLELEECLIARIHARSFADNINLEQISLDGNTELEELPERILYGARYLKSVSLRRCSLATLQPTQFPVDTLASFQAGGNPLLCNCSIQWLWNVIRSEEHRNESRLKVDSLDIVCADEEFKGKRLISLPESSLRCHLSPLYLSLFASGCLITTAAILALIVYVTKAKRKKQPAYTAPRPELLVYVGQGSELDKNTESYSRRLIAQLEEVGYNSPGKMQWDAQLARPSRDAKDFNLYETPQYARPSVHETSTGVLVRPQRSTDILDPYSRQDEAYAVADVTSLQEEAPEVLSLYHMQSSTNRSNFPPVVDYDAPFHYQKQKPHIVFV, from the exons ATGAA GAGCAAAAGAAGTTCATATGGAATGGCAGCCGGCTGGTGGGTGTTACGGGTGCAGTTCGTGGCGGTAATGGTGGCCGTCATGACGGGCGTTAGTGGTCTTTGTCCGGCACGGTGTAAGTGCGACGACGAGTTTTTGCGCGTATCTTGCATCTCGACTGGCCTCGACGTCGTTCCTATTCAACTGAACCCGGAAATCCGGCACATCAACCTGGCCGGCAATAGAGTGACCAGTCTTCATCTGACCTTTGGGTTCTACGGCAATCTCGAGACCCTCGACCTCAGCTCGAACCTCATCCACACTCTAGGCTCTGACAATTTTAATCTCCAGCAGAACCTGCTCTCCCTAAACGTTAGCTTCAACTCCGTCCAGACGATTTCCAAGAACGCATTTCACGGCCTCAACGCCCTCAGGGAACTTGATCTTAGTGGGAATAACATAACGGAAATCGACAAGCAAGCACTCAGGTTCACCAGCGAATTGGAATCGTTGAATCTTAGCAGAAACTCCCTCACAAGTCTTCCAGATGGCCTGCTCAAGAATCTCCACAAAATTCGCACCCTGGTGCTGAACAAAAATCCTCTTCTTGAGGCTCCCGCCAACAACCTGGCTCTCGCGCCAAGCTTGGAAAACCTTAACCTCGCCTACAACCTCATACAAGAACTCCACAGAGACTCTCTGTCCTCCCTTCCGTCCCTGATCACCCTGGACCTTGCAAACAACGTGATAAGAGGCATTAGTGAGGACGCATTCGACCGTCTTCCGGGACTTTTGCGTCTCGATTTATCCGGGAACAACTTGACCTCGGTACCAACTGCTCCTCTTTCCAAACTGACTATGCTGTCGAAGCTGATACTCAGCCGAAATCCTCTAGGATCCCTCCAGACGATCGCCTTCCAAAACCTGTTTGAGCTTCGTGACCTTGAACTCGAGGAGTGCTTAATAGCGCGGATTCACGCCAGATCATTCGCGGACAACATTAATCTCGAGCAGATATCGTTGGATGGAAACACCGAGTTGGAAGAACTTCCAGAACGTATTCTATATGGAGCGAGGTACCTGAAATCCGTCTCGTTACGGAGGTGCAGTTTGGCGACACTGCAGCCGACCCAGTTTCCCGTCGACACTCTCGCCTCTTTTCAGGCCGGGGGTAACCCGCTTTTGTGCAACTGTTCCATCCAGTGGCTGTGGAACGTGATCCGGTCCGAGGAGCACCGAAACGAGTCCCGACTGAAGGTAGACTCCTTGGACATCGTGTGTGCTGACGAGGAGTTCAAGGGCAAGAGGCTCATTTCGCTACCTGAAAGCTCGCTACGGTGTCACTTGAGTCCCCTTTATCTGTCGCTCTTCGCCAGTGGGTGCCTAATCACGACGGCGGCGATACTAGCCCTGATAGTCTACGTGACCAAGGCGAAAAGGAAGAAGCAGCCGGCGTACACCGCGCCTAGGCCTGAACTCCTCGTCTACGTCGGCCAGGGTAGTGAGCTGGACAAGAACACCGAGTCGTACAGCAGACGACTGATAGCCCAGCTTGAGGAGGTGGGCTACAACTCGCCTGGAAAGATGCAGTGGGATGCGCAACTGGCGCGACCCTCGCGGGACGCGAAAGACTTCAACCTCTACGAGACCCCGCAGTACGCAAGACCCAGTGTCCACGAGACGTCCACAGGGGTGTTGGTCCGGCCTCAGAGGTCCACCGACATCTTGGACCCCTACTCAAGGCAGGACGAAGCCTACGCCGTGGCGGACGTTACCTCGCTGCAAGAAGAAGCTCCGGAAGTACTCTCTCTCTACCATATGCAGAGCTCTACCAACAGGTCAAACTTCCCCCCTGTCGTCGACTATGATGCACCCTTCCACTACCAGAAGCAAAAGCCGCACATTGTTTTCGTCTGA
- the LOC107225505 gene encoding chondroadherin-like isoform X2, giving the protein MAAGWWVLRVQFVAVMVAVMTGVSGLCPARCKCDDEFLRVSCISTGLDVVPIQLNPEIRHINLAGNRVTSLHLTFGFYGNLETLDLSSNLIHTLGSDNFNLQQNLLSLNVSFNSVQTISKNAFHGLNALRELDLSGNNITEIDKQALRFTSELESLNLSRNSLTSLPDGLLKNLHKIRTLVLNKNPLLEAPANNLALAPSLENLNLAYNLIQELHRDSLSSLPSLITLDLANNVIRGISEDAFDRLPGLLRLDLSGNNLTSVPTAPLSKLTMLSKLILSRNPLGSLQTIAFQNLFELRDLELEECLIARIHARSFADNINLEQISLDGNTELEELPERILYGARYLKSVSLRRCSLATLQPTQFPVDTLASFQAGGNPLLCNCSIQWLWNVIRSEEHRNESRLKVDSLDIVCADEEFKGKRLISLPESSLRCHLSPLYLSLFASGCLITTAAILALIVYVTKAKRKKQPAYTAPRPELLVYVGQGSELDKNTESYSRRLIAQLEEVGYNSPGKMQWDAQLARPSRDAKDFNLYETPQYARPSVHETSTGVLVRPQRSTDILDPYSRQDEAYAVADVTSLQEEAPEVLSLYHMQSSTNRSNFPPVVDYDAPFHYQKQKPHIVFV; this is encoded by the coding sequence ATGGCAGCCGGCTGGTGGGTGTTACGGGTGCAGTTCGTGGCGGTAATGGTGGCCGTCATGACGGGCGTTAGTGGTCTTTGTCCGGCACGGTGTAAGTGCGACGACGAGTTTTTGCGCGTATCTTGCATCTCGACTGGCCTCGACGTCGTTCCTATTCAACTGAACCCGGAAATCCGGCACATCAACCTGGCCGGCAATAGAGTGACCAGTCTTCATCTGACCTTTGGGTTCTACGGCAATCTCGAGACCCTCGACCTCAGCTCGAACCTCATCCACACTCTAGGCTCTGACAATTTTAATCTCCAGCAGAACCTGCTCTCCCTAAACGTTAGCTTCAACTCCGTCCAGACGATTTCCAAGAACGCATTTCACGGCCTCAACGCCCTCAGGGAACTTGATCTTAGTGGGAATAACATAACGGAAATCGACAAGCAAGCACTCAGGTTCACCAGCGAATTGGAATCGTTGAATCTTAGCAGAAACTCCCTCACAAGTCTTCCAGATGGCCTGCTCAAGAATCTCCACAAAATTCGCACCCTGGTGCTGAACAAAAATCCTCTTCTTGAGGCTCCCGCCAACAACCTGGCTCTCGCGCCAAGCTTGGAAAACCTTAACCTCGCCTACAACCTCATACAAGAACTCCACAGAGACTCTCTGTCCTCCCTTCCGTCCCTGATCACCCTGGACCTTGCAAACAACGTGATAAGAGGCATTAGTGAGGACGCATTCGACCGTCTTCCGGGACTTTTGCGTCTCGATTTATCCGGGAACAACTTGACCTCGGTACCAACTGCTCCTCTTTCCAAACTGACTATGCTGTCGAAGCTGATACTCAGCCGAAATCCTCTAGGATCCCTCCAGACGATCGCCTTCCAAAACCTGTTTGAGCTTCGTGACCTTGAACTCGAGGAGTGCTTAATAGCGCGGATTCACGCCAGATCATTCGCGGACAACATTAATCTCGAGCAGATATCGTTGGATGGAAACACCGAGTTGGAAGAACTTCCAGAACGTATTCTATATGGAGCGAGGTACCTGAAATCCGTCTCGTTACGGAGGTGCAGTTTGGCGACACTGCAGCCGACCCAGTTTCCCGTCGACACTCTCGCCTCTTTTCAGGCCGGGGGTAACCCGCTTTTGTGCAACTGTTCCATCCAGTGGCTGTGGAACGTGATCCGGTCCGAGGAGCACCGAAACGAGTCCCGACTGAAGGTAGACTCCTTGGACATCGTGTGTGCTGACGAGGAGTTCAAGGGCAAGAGGCTCATTTCGCTACCTGAAAGCTCGCTACGGTGTCACTTGAGTCCCCTTTATCTGTCGCTCTTCGCCAGTGGGTGCCTAATCACGACGGCGGCGATACTAGCCCTGATAGTCTACGTGACCAAGGCGAAAAGGAAGAAGCAGCCGGCGTACACCGCGCCTAGGCCTGAACTCCTCGTCTACGTCGGCCAGGGTAGTGAGCTGGACAAGAACACCGAGTCGTACAGCAGACGACTGATAGCCCAGCTTGAGGAGGTGGGCTACAACTCGCCTGGAAAGATGCAGTGGGATGCGCAACTGGCGCGACCCTCGCGGGACGCGAAAGACTTCAACCTCTACGAGACCCCGCAGTACGCAAGACCCAGTGTCCACGAGACGTCCACAGGGGTGTTGGTCCGGCCTCAGAGGTCCACCGACATCTTGGACCCCTACTCAAGGCAGGACGAAGCCTACGCCGTGGCGGACGTTACCTCGCTGCAAGAAGAAGCTCCGGAAGTACTCTCTCTCTACCATATGCAGAGCTCTACCAACAGGTCAAACTTCCCCCCTGTCGTCGACTATGATGCACCCTTCCACTACCAGAAGCAAAAGCCGCACATTGTTTTCGTCTGA
- the LOC124294416 gene encoding uncharacterized protein LOC124294416, with product MEYDGLQLMSVRLSKNRPADADQTFILPRDTQNKRSVVPALQVRYLVKLDFQDKRSVVPRRRVRYLVKLDLHDKRSVVSALQVRYLVKLDFQDKRSVVPSRRVRYLVKLDFQDKRSVVPALQVRYLVKLDVHDKRPVVPSLQVRYLVKLDFHDKRSVVSALQVRYLVKLDFQDKRSVVPRRRVRYLVKLDFHDKRSVVSALQVRYLVKLDFHDKRSVVPALHVVRAQKPARLGIRPRASFRERGF from the exons ATGGAGTATGACGGTCTCCAGCTGATGTCGGTCAGGCTATCGAAAAATCGGCCAGCTGATGCTGATCAGACGTTCATTTTACCCCGTGACACCCAA AACAAGCGATCcgtagttcctgcgctccaggtacgctacctggtgaaacttgacttccaggacaagcgctccgtggttcctagACGCCGGGTACGCTACCTGGTAAAACTCGACTTACacgacaagcgctccgtagtttctgcgctccaggtacgctacctggtgaaacttgacttccaggacaagcgctccgtggttcctagTCGCCGGGTACGCTACCTGgtaaaactcgacttccaggacaagcgatccgtagttcctgcgctccaggtccgctacctggtgaaactcgacgtCCACGACAAGCGCCCCGTAGTCCCTTCGCtacaggtccgctacctggtgaaactcgacttccacgacaagcgctccgtagtttctgcgctccaggtacgctacctggtgaaacttgacttccaggacaagcgctccgtggttcctagACGCCGGGTACGCTACCTGgtaaaactcgacttccacgacaagcgctccgtagtttctgcgctccag gtccgctacctggtgaaactcgacttccacgacaagcgctccgtagttcctgcgctccatGTTGTACGAGCACAAAAACCAGCTAGATTAGGCATCCGACCCCGAGCGAGCTTTCGCGAGCGAGGGTTTTGA